One segment of Setaria viridis chromosome 4, Setaria_viridis_v4.0, whole genome shotgun sequence DNA contains the following:
- the LOC117854091 gene encoding AP-1 complex subunit gamma-2 isoform X2 produces MDLAINPFSSGTRLRDMIRSIRACKTAAEERAVVRRECAAIRAAISESDQDYRHRNMAKLMFIHMLGYPTHFGQMECLKLIAAAGFPEKRIGYLGLMLLLDERQEVLMLVTNSLKQDLNHSNQFIVGLALCALGNICSAEMARDLAPEVERLLQNRDPNTKKKAALCSIRIVRKVPDLAENFMGAAASLLKEKHHGVLISAVQLCTELCKASTEALEYLRKNSLEGLVRILRDVSNSSYAPEYDVAGITDPFLHIRVLKLMRTLSQGDADCSEYINDILAQVATKTESNKNAGNAILYECVETIMGIEATSGLRVLAINILGRFLSNRDNNIRYVALNMLMKAIAVDTQAVQRHRATILECVKDADVSIRKRALELVYLLVNDTNVKPLTKELVDYLEVSDQDFKDDLTAKICSIVEKFSQDKLWYLDQMFRVLSLAGNHVKDDVWHALIVLISNASELQGYSVRSLYKALQACGEQESLVRVAVWCIGEYGEMLVNNVSMLDIEEPITVTESDAVDAVEVYLKRYSADVTTRAMCLVSLLKLSSRFPPTSERIKEIVAQNKGNTVLELQQRSIEFSSIIQRHQSIKSSLLERMPVLDEANYLVKRAASMQATVSSVKSAPAVTPGGQLKLPNGVAKPPAAPLADLLDLSSDDTPVTTSAPTTAPNDFLQDLLGIGLIDSSPAGGAPSTSTDILMDLLSIGSTPVQNGPPTSNFIPPGIAETKPVPVTPQVVDLLDDGNAAYPTITAFQSATLRITFSFKKQPGKPQETTINATFTNLATTTFTDFVFQAAVPKFIQLRLDPASSSTLPASGNGSVTQSLSVTNNQHGQKPLAMRIRVSYKVNGEDRLEQGQVSNFPAGL; encoded by the exons ATGGACCTCGCCATCAACCCCTTCTCCTCCGGCACCCGCCTCCG GGACATGATACGCTCGATACGCGCGTGCAAGACGGCCGCGGAGGAGCGCGCGGTTGTGCGGCGGGAGTGCGCGGCGATACGGGCCGCCATCAGCGAGAGCGACCAGGACTACCGGCACCGGAACATGGCCAAGCTCATGTTCATCCACATGCTCGGCTACCCCACCCACTTCGGCCAGATGGAGTGCCTCAAGCTCATCGCCGCCGCGGGCTTCCCCGAGAAGCGCATCGGCTACCTCGGACTCATGCTGCTGCTCGACGAGCGGCAGGAGGTCCTTATGCTCGTCACCAACTCCCTCAAGCA AGATCTTAACCACTCGAACCAGTTCATTGTGGGGCTTGCACTCTGCGCCCTTGGCAACATATGTTCTGCTGAAATGGCTCGCGATCTGGCACCTGAAGTGGAGAGGCTGTTGCAAAATAGGGATCCTAATACAAAGAAGAAG GCTGCCTTATGCTCTATAAGGATTGTAAGAAAAGTCCCAGACTTGGCAGAAAATTTCATGGGTgctgctgcatcattactgAAGGAAAAACATCATGGGGTTCTTATATCTGCTGTTCAGCTTTGCACGGAACTCTGTAAAGCCAGCACTGAAGCATTGGAGTACTTGAGGAAG AACTCTCTTGAAGGTTTGGTCCGAATACTGAGAGATGTGTCCAACAGTTCATATGCTCCTGAATACGATGTTGCTGGCATTACAGATCCGTTCTTACATATCCGAGTGCTTAAACTCATGCGAACACTGAGCCAAGGAGATGCAGATTGCAGTGAGTATATTAATGATATTCTTGCTCAG GTTGCAACGAAAACCGAGTCAAATAAGAATGCTGGAAATGCTattttatatgaatgtgttgaGACCATAATGGGCATCGAAGCTACCAGTGGTTTACGTGTGTTGGCAATCAATATTTTGGGTAGATTTTTGTCCAACCGTGATAACAACATAAG ATATGTTGCCCTGAACATGCTTATGAAGGCCATTGCTGTAGACACACAAGCAGTGCAGAGGCACAGAGCAACAATTTTAGAGTGTGTCAAG GATGCAGATGTCTCCATTCGCAAAAGGGCCCTGGAACTTGTTTACCTACTTGTCAATGATACAAATGTAAAGCCTTTGACTAAGGAGCTTGTTGATTACCTTGAAGTGAGTGATCAAGATTTCAAGGACGACCTCACTGCTAAGATATGCTCAATAGTTGAAAA GTTTTCCCAGGACAAGCTATGGTACTTAGACCAGATGTTCAGAGTTTTATCACTG GCTGGAAATCATGTAAAGGATGATGTATGGCATGCTCTTATAGTTCTAATAAGTAATGCATCTGAACTTCAAGGATATTCAGTCAGGTCATTATATAAGGCATTGCAAGCATGTGGTGAACAG GAAAGTTTAGTTAGGGTGGCTGTTTGGTGCATCGGTGAATATGGAGAAATGCTGGTCAACAATGTTAGTATGTTGGACATTGAGGAACCGATCACG GTAACAGAATCTGATGCTGTGGATGCTGTAGAGGTCTATCTTAAACGCTACTCTGCAGATGTTACTACTAGGGCTATGTGTCTTGTCTCCCTTTTGAAGCTTTCCTCCCGGTTTCCACCAACCTCGGA GAGGATAAAAGAAATAGTTGCACAGAATAAAGGGAATACTGTGCTTGAATTGCAGCAAAGATCTATTGAATTCAGTTCCATTATACAAAGACACCAGTCTATAAA ATCATCATTGCTTGAACGGATGCCTGTATTGGATGAAGCTAATTATTTGGTGAAGAGAGCTGCTTCTATGCAAGCCACGGTTTCATCAGTAAAATCAGCTCCAGCAGTCACTCCTGGAGGCCAACTTAAGCTTCCAAATGGTGTAGCAAAGCCACCAGCAGCTCCTTTAGCTGATTTGCTTGATTTGAGTTCTGATGATACCCCAGTGACTACCTCGGCCCCTACTACAGCGCCTAATGATTTTCTACAGGACCTTTTGGGCATTGGCTTGATTGATTCATCCCCTGCAG GCGGAGCTCCATCTACAAGCACAGACATTCTAATGGATCTTCTATCTATTGGTTCAACTCCTGTACAAAATGGCCCACCAACATCGAACTTTATCCCTCCAGGCATAG CAGAAACCAAACCTGTTCCTGTTACACCTCAAGTTGTGGATCTTCTTGATG ATGGAAATGCAGCTTATCCCACAATCACAGCATTCCAGAGTGCAACCTTGAGGATCACATTCAGCTTCAAAAAGCAGCCTGGGAAACCTCAGGAGACTACAATTAATGCTACCTTCACAAATTTAGCAACTACCACATTCACAGATTTCGTCTTCCAGGCAGCTGTGCCAAAG TTCATCCAGTTGCGTCTGGACCCAGCTAGCAGCAGCACTCTTCCTGCCAGTGGAAATGGGTCAGTTACACAAAGCCTCAGTGTTACTAACAACCAGCATGGACAG AAACCACTTGCAATGCGTATCCGGGTGTCTTACAAAGTGAATGGCGAGGACAGGCTAGAACAAGGGCAGGTCAGCAACTTTCCTGCTGGGTTGTAG
- the LOC117854091 gene encoding AP-1 complex subunit gamma-2 isoform X5, protein MARDLAPEVERLLQNRDPNTKKKAALCSIRIVRKVPDLAENFMGAAASLLKEKHHGVLISAVQLCTELCKASTEALEYLRKNSLEGLVRILRDVSNSSYAPEYDVAGITDPFLHIRVLKLMRTLSQGDADCSEYINDILAQVATKTESNKNAGNAILYECVETIMGIEATSGLRVLAINILGRFLSNRDNNIRYVALNMLMKAIAVDTQAVQRHRATILECVKDADVSIRKRALELVYLLVNDTNVKPLTKELVDYLEVSDQDFKDDLTAKICSIVEKFSQDKLWYLDQMFRVLSLAGNHVKDDVWHALIVLISNASELQGYSVRSLYKALQACGEQESLVRVAVWCIGEYGEMLVNNVSMLDIEEPITVTESDAVDAVEVYLKRYSADVTTRAMCLVSLLKLSSRFPPTSERIKEIVAQNKGNTVLELQQRSIEFSSIIQRHQSIKSSLLERMPVLDEANYLVKRAASMQATVSSVKSAPAVTPGGQLKLPNGVAKPPAAPLADLLDLSSDDTPVTTSAPTTAPNDFLQDLLGIGLIDSSPAGGAPSTSTDILMDLLSIGSTPVQNGPPTSNFIPPGIAETKPVPVTPQVVDLLDGLSSSTSLPDGNAAYPTITAFQSATLRITFSFKKQPGKPQETTINATFTNLATTTFTDFVFQAAVPKFIQLRLDPASSSTLPASGNGSVTQSLSVTNNQHGQKPLAMRIRVSYKVNGEDRLEQGQVSNFPAGL, encoded by the exons ATGGCTCGCGATCTGGCACCTGAAGTGGAGAGGCTGTTGCAAAATAGGGATCCTAATACAAAGAAGAAG GCTGCCTTATGCTCTATAAGGATTGTAAGAAAAGTCCCAGACTTGGCAGAAAATTTCATGGGTgctgctgcatcattactgAAGGAAAAACATCATGGGGTTCTTATATCTGCTGTTCAGCTTTGCACGGAACTCTGTAAAGCCAGCACTGAAGCATTGGAGTACTTGAGGAAG AACTCTCTTGAAGGTTTGGTCCGAATACTGAGAGATGTGTCCAACAGTTCATATGCTCCTGAATACGATGTTGCTGGCATTACAGATCCGTTCTTACATATCCGAGTGCTTAAACTCATGCGAACACTGAGCCAAGGAGATGCAGATTGCAGTGAGTATATTAATGATATTCTTGCTCAG GTTGCAACGAAAACCGAGTCAAATAAGAATGCTGGAAATGCTattttatatgaatgtgttgaGACCATAATGGGCATCGAAGCTACCAGTGGTTTACGTGTGTTGGCAATCAATATTTTGGGTAGATTTTTGTCCAACCGTGATAACAACATAAG ATATGTTGCCCTGAACATGCTTATGAAGGCCATTGCTGTAGACACACAAGCAGTGCAGAGGCACAGAGCAACAATTTTAGAGTGTGTCAAG GATGCAGATGTCTCCATTCGCAAAAGGGCCCTGGAACTTGTTTACCTACTTGTCAATGATACAAATGTAAAGCCTTTGACTAAGGAGCTTGTTGATTACCTTGAAGTGAGTGATCAAGATTTCAAGGACGACCTCACTGCTAAGATATGCTCAATAGTTGAAAA GTTTTCCCAGGACAAGCTATGGTACTTAGACCAGATGTTCAGAGTTTTATCACTG GCTGGAAATCATGTAAAGGATGATGTATGGCATGCTCTTATAGTTCTAATAAGTAATGCATCTGAACTTCAAGGATATTCAGTCAGGTCATTATATAAGGCATTGCAAGCATGTGGTGAACAG GAAAGTTTAGTTAGGGTGGCTGTTTGGTGCATCGGTGAATATGGAGAAATGCTGGTCAACAATGTTAGTATGTTGGACATTGAGGAACCGATCACG GTAACAGAATCTGATGCTGTGGATGCTGTAGAGGTCTATCTTAAACGCTACTCTGCAGATGTTACTACTAGGGCTATGTGTCTTGTCTCCCTTTTGAAGCTTTCCTCCCGGTTTCCACCAACCTCGGA GAGGATAAAAGAAATAGTTGCACAGAATAAAGGGAATACTGTGCTTGAATTGCAGCAAAGATCTATTGAATTCAGTTCCATTATACAAAGACACCAGTCTATAAA ATCATCATTGCTTGAACGGATGCCTGTATTGGATGAAGCTAATTATTTGGTGAAGAGAGCTGCTTCTATGCAAGCCACGGTTTCATCAGTAAAATCAGCTCCAGCAGTCACTCCTGGAGGCCAACTTAAGCTTCCAAATGGTGTAGCAAAGCCACCAGCAGCTCCTTTAGCTGATTTGCTTGATTTGAGTTCTGATGATACCCCAGTGACTACCTCGGCCCCTACTACAGCGCCTAATGATTTTCTACAGGACCTTTTGGGCATTGGCTTGATTGATTCATCCCCTGCAG GCGGAGCTCCATCTACAAGCACAGACATTCTAATGGATCTTCTATCTATTGGTTCAACTCCTGTACAAAATGGCCCACCAACATCGAACTTTATCCCTCCAGGCATAG CAGAAACCAAACCTGTTCCTGTTACACCTCAAGTTGTGGATCTTCTTGATGGTTTGTCCTCAAGCACATCTCTTCCTG ATGGAAATGCAGCTTATCCCACAATCACAGCATTCCAGAGTGCAACCTTGAGGATCACATTCAGCTTCAAAAAGCAGCCTGGGAAACCTCAGGAGACTACAATTAATGCTACCTTCACAAATTTAGCAACTACCACATTCACAGATTTCGTCTTCCAGGCAGCTGTGCCAAAG TTCATCCAGTTGCGTCTGGACCCAGCTAGCAGCAGCACTCTTCCTGCCAGTGGAAATGGGTCAGTTACACAAAGCCTCAGTGTTACTAACAACCAGCATGGACAG AAACCACTTGCAATGCGTATCCGGGTGTCTTACAAAGTGAATGGCGAGGACAGGCTAGAACAAGGGCAGGTCAGCAACTTTCCTGCTGGGTTGTAG
- the LOC117854091 gene encoding AP-1 complex subunit gamma-2 isoform X4, whose product MDLAINPFSSGTRLRDMIRSIRACKTAAEERAVVRRECAAIRAAISESDQDYRHRNMAKLMFIHMLGYPTHFGQMECLKLIAAAGFPEKRIGYLGLMLLLDERQEVLMLVTNSLKQDLNHSNQFIVGLALCALGNICSAEMARDLAPEVERLLQNRDPNTKKKAALCSIRIVRKVPDLAENFMGAAASLLKEKHHGVLISAVQLCTELCKASTEALEYLRKNSLEGLVRILRDVSNSSYAPEYDVAGITDPFLHIRVLKLMRTLSQGDADCSEYINDILAQVATKTESNKNAGNAILYECVETIMGIEATSGLRVLAINILGRFLSNRDNNIRYVALNMLMKAIAVDTQAVQRHRATILECVKDADVSIRKRALELVYLLVNDTNVKPLTKELVDYLEVSDQDFKDDLTAKICSIVEKFSQDKLWYLDQMFRVLSLAGNHVKDDVWHALIVLISNASELQGYSVRSLYKALQACGEQESLVRVAVWCIGEYGEMLVNNVSMLDIEEPITVTESDAVDAVEVYLKRYSADVTTRAMCLVSLLKLSSRFPPTSERIKEIVAQNKGNTVLELQQRSIEFSSIIQRHQSIKSSLLERMPVLDEANYLVKRAASMQATVSSVKSAPAVTPGGQLKLPNGVAKPPAAPLADLLDLSSDDTPVTTSAPTTAPNDFLQDLLGIGLIDSSPAGGAPSTSTDILMDLLSIGSTPVQNGPPTSNFIPPGIAETKPVPVTPQVVDLLDGLSSSTSLPDGNAAYPTITAFQSATLRITFSFKKQPGKPQETTINATFTNLATTTFTDFVFQAAVPKFIQLRLDPASSSTLPASGNGSVTQSLSVTNNQHGQKPLAMRIRVSYKVNGEDRLEQGQVSNFPAGL is encoded by the exons ATGGACCTCGCCATCAACCCCTTCTCCTCCGGCACCCGCCTCCG GGACATGATACGCTCGATACGCGCGTGCAAGACGGCCGCGGAGGAGCGCGCGGTTGTGCGGCGGGAGTGCGCGGCGATACGGGCCGCCATCAGCGAGAGCGACCAGGACTACCGGCACCGGAACATGGCCAAGCTCATGTTCATCCACATGCTCGGCTACCCCACCCACTTCGGCCAGATGGAGTGCCTCAAGCTCATCGCCGCCGCGGGCTTCCCCGAGAAGCGCATCGGCTACCTCGGACTCATGCTGCTGCTCGACGAGCGGCAGGAGGTCCTTATGCTCGTCACCAACTCCCTCAAGCA AGATCTTAACCACTCGAACCAGTTCATTGTGGGGCTTGCACTCTGCGCCCTTGGCAACATATGTTCTGCTGAAATGGCTCGCGATCTGGCACCTGAAGTGGAGAGGCTGTTGCAAAATAGGGATCCTAATACAAAGAAGAAG GCTGCCTTATGCTCTATAAGGATTGTAAGAAAAGTCCCAGACTTGGCAGAAAATTTCATGGGTgctgctgcatcattactgAAGGAAAAACATCATGGGGTTCTTATATCTGCTGTTCAGCTTTGCACGGAACTCTGTAAAGCCAGCACTGAAGCATTGGAGTACTTGAGGAAG AACTCTCTTGAAGGTTTGGTCCGAATACTGAGAGATGTGTCCAACAGTTCATATGCTCCTGAATACGATGTTGCTGGCATTACAGATCCGTTCTTACATATCCGAGTGCTTAAACTCATGCGAACACTGAGCCAAGGAGATGCAGATTGCAGTGAGTATATTAATGATATTCTTGCTCAG GTTGCAACGAAAACCGAGTCAAATAAGAATGCTGGAAATGCTattttatatgaatgtgttgaGACCATAATGGGCATCGAAGCTACCAGTGGTTTACGTGTGTTGGCAATCAATATTTTGGGTAGATTTTTGTCCAACCGTGATAACAACATAAG ATATGTTGCCCTGAACATGCTTATGAAGGCCATTGCTGTAGACACACAAGCAGTGCAGAGGCACAGAGCAACAATTTTAGAGTGTGTCAAG GATGCAGATGTCTCCATTCGCAAAAGGGCCCTGGAACTTGTTTACCTACTTGTCAATGATACAAATGTAAAGCCTTTGACTAAGGAGCTTGTTGATTACCTTGAAGTGAGTGATCAAGATTTCAAGGACGACCTCACTGCTAAGATATGCTCAATAGTTGAAAA GTTTTCCCAGGACAAGCTATGGTACTTAGACCAGATGTTCAGAGTTTTATCACTG GCTGGAAATCATGTAAAGGATGATGTATGGCATGCTCTTATAGTTCTAATAAGTAATGCATCTGAACTTCAAGGATATTCAGTCAGGTCATTATATAAGGCATTGCAAGCATGTGGTGAACAG GAAAGTTTAGTTAGGGTGGCTGTTTGGTGCATCGGTGAATATGGAGAAATGCTGGTCAACAATGTTAGTATGTTGGACATTGAGGAACCGATCACG GTAACAGAATCTGATGCTGTGGATGCTGTAGAGGTCTATCTTAAACGCTACTCTGCAGATGTTACTACTAGGGCTATGTGTCTTGTCTCCCTTTTGAAGCTTTCCTCCCGGTTTCCACCAACCTCGGA GAGGATAAAAGAAATAGTTGCACAGAATAAAGGGAATACTGTGCTTGAATTGCAGCAAAGATCTATTGAATTCAGTTCCATTATACAAAGACACCAGTCTATAAA ATCATCATTGCTTGAACGGATGCCTGTATTGGATGAAGCTAATTATTTGGTGAAGAGAGCTGCTTCTATGCAAGCCACGGTTTCATCAGTAAAATCAGCTCCAGCAGTCACTCCTGGAGGCCAACTTAAGCTTCCAAATGGTGTAGCAAAGCCACCAGCAGCTCCTTTAGCTGATTTGCTTGATTTGAGTTCTGATGATACCCCAGTGACTACCTCGGCCCCTACTACAGCGCCTAATGATTTTCTACAGGACCTTTTGGGCATTGGCTTGATTGATTCATCCCCTGCAG GCGGAGCTCCATCTACAAGCACAGACATTCTAATGGATCTTCTATCTATTGGTTCAACTCCTGTACAAAATGGCCCACCAACATCGAACTTTATCCCTCCAGGCATAG CAGAAACCAAACCTGTTCCTGTTACACCTCAAGTTGTGGATCTTCTTGATGGTTTGTCCTCAAGCACATCTCTTCCTG ATGGAAATGCAGCTTATCCCACAATCACAGCATTCCAGAGTGCAACCTTGAGGATCACATTCAGCTTCAAAAAGCAGCCTGGGAAACCTCAGGAGACTACAATTAATGCTACCTTCACAAATTTAGCAACTACCACATTCACAGATTTCGTCTTCCAGGCAGCTGTGCCAAAG TTCATCCAGTTGCGTCTGGACCCAGCTAGCAGCAGCACTCTTCCTGCCAGTGGAAATGGGTCAGTTACACAAAGCCTCAGTGTTACTAACAACCAGCATGGACAG AAACCACTTGCAATGCGTATCCGGGTGTCTTACAAAGTGAATGGCGAGGACAGGCTAGAACAAGGGCAGGTCAGCAACTTTCCTGCTGGGTTGTAG
- the LOC117854091 gene encoding AP-1 complex subunit gamma-2 isoform X3 → MDLAINPFSSGTRLRDMIRSIRACKTAAEERAVVRRECAAIRAAISESDQDYRHRNMAKLMFIHMLGYPTHFGQMECLKLIAAAGFPEKRIGYLGLMLLLDERQEVLMLVTNSLKQDLNHSNQFIVGLALCALGNICSAEMARDLAPEVERLLQNRDPNTKKKAALCSIRIVRKVPDLAENFMGAAASLLKEKHHGVLISAVQLCTELCKASTEALEYLRKNSLEGLVRILRDVSNSSYAPEYDVAGITDPFLHIRVLKLMRTLSQGDADCSEYINDILAQVATKTESNKNAGNAILYECVETIMGIEATSGLRVLAINILGRFLSNRDNNIRYVALNMLMKAIAVDTQAVQRHRATILECVKDADVSIRKRALELVYLLVNDTNVKPLTKELVDYLEVSDQDFKDDLTAKICSIVEKFSQDKLWYLDQMFRVLSLAGNHVKDDVWHALIVLISNASELQGYSVRSLYKALQACGEQESLVRVAVWCIGEYGEMLVNNVSMLDIEEPITVTESDAVDAVEVYLKRYSADVTTRAMCLVSLLKLSSRFPPTSERIKEIVAQNKGNTVLELQQRSIEFSSIIQRHQSIKSSLLERMPVLDEANYLVKRAASMQATVSSVKSAPAVTPGGQLKLPNGVAKPPAAPLADLLDLSSDDTPVTTSAPTTAPNDFLQDLLGIGLIDSSPAGGAPSTSTDILMDLLSIGSTPVQNGPPTSNFIPPGIETKPVPVTPQVVDLLDDGNAAYPTITAFQSATLRITFSFKKQPGKPQETTINATFTNLATTTFTDFVFQAAVPKFIQLRLDPASSSTLPASGNGSVTQSLSVTNNQHGQKPLAMRIRVSYKVNGEDRLEQGQVSNFPAGL, encoded by the exons ATGGACCTCGCCATCAACCCCTTCTCCTCCGGCACCCGCCTCCG GGACATGATACGCTCGATACGCGCGTGCAAGACGGCCGCGGAGGAGCGCGCGGTTGTGCGGCGGGAGTGCGCGGCGATACGGGCCGCCATCAGCGAGAGCGACCAGGACTACCGGCACCGGAACATGGCCAAGCTCATGTTCATCCACATGCTCGGCTACCCCACCCACTTCGGCCAGATGGAGTGCCTCAAGCTCATCGCCGCCGCGGGCTTCCCCGAGAAGCGCATCGGCTACCTCGGACTCATGCTGCTGCTCGACGAGCGGCAGGAGGTCCTTATGCTCGTCACCAACTCCCTCAAGCA AGATCTTAACCACTCGAACCAGTTCATTGTGGGGCTTGCACTCTGCGCCCTTGGCAACATATGTTCTGCTGAAATGGCTCGCGATCTGGCACCTGAAGTGGAGAGGCTGTTGCAAAATAGGGATCCTAATACAAAGAAGAAG GCTGCCTTATGCTCTATAAGGATTGTAAGAAAAGTCCCAGACTTGGCAGAAAATTTCATGGGTgctgctgcatcattactgAAGGAAAAACATCATGGGGTTCTTATATCTGCTGTTCAGCTTTGCACGGAACTCTGTAAAGCCAGCACTGAAGCATTGGAGTACTTGAGGAAG AACTCTCTTGAAGGTTTGGTCCGAATACTGAGAGATGTGTCCAACAGTTCATATGCTCCTGAATACGATGTTGCTGGCATTACAGATCCGTTCTTACATATCCGAGTGCTTAAACTCATGCGAACACTGAGCCAAGGAGATGCAGATTGCAGTGAGTATATTAATGATATTCTTGCTCAG GTTGCAACGAAAACCGAGTCAAATAAGAATGCTGGAAATGCTattttatatgaatgtgttgaGACCATAATGGGCATCGAAGCTACCAGTGGTTTACGTGTGTTGGCAATCAATATTTTGGGTAGATTTTTGTCCAACCGTGATAACAACATAAG ATATGTTGCCCTGAACATGCTTATGAAGGCCATTGCTGTAGACACACAAGCAGTGCAGAGGCACAGAGCAACAATTTTAGAGTGTGTCAAG GATGCAGATGTCTCCATTCGCAAAAGGGCCCTGGAACTTGTTTACCTACTTGTCAATGATACAAATGTAAAGCCTTTGACTAAGGAGCTTGTTGATTACCTTGAAGTGAGTGATCAAGATTTCAAGGACGACCTCACTGCTAAGATATGCTCAATAGTTGAAAA GTTTTCCCAGGACAAGCTATGGTACTTAGACCAGATGTTCAGAGTTTTATCACTG GCTGGAAATCATGTAAAGGATGATGTATGGCATGCTCTTATAGTTCTAATAAGTAATGCATCTGAACTTCAAGGATATTCAGTCAGGTCATTATATAAGGCATTGCAAGCATGTGGTGAACAG GAAAGTTTAGTTAGGGTGGCTGTTTGGTGCATCGGTGAATATGGAGAAATGCTGGTCAACAATGTTAGTATGTTGGACATTGAGGAACCGATCACG GTAACAGAATCTGATGCTGTGGATGCTGTAGAGGTCTATCTTAAACGCTACTCTGCAGATGTTACTACTAGGGCTATGTGTCTTGTCTCCCTTTTGAAGCTTTCCTCCCGGTTTCCACCAACCTCGGA GAGGATAAAAGAAATAGTTGCACAGAATAAAGGGAATACTGTGCTTGAATTGCAGCAAAGATCTATTGAATTCAGTTCCATTATACAAAGACACCAGTCTATAAA ATCATCATTGCTTGAACGGATGCCTGTATTGGATGAAGCTAATTATTTGGTGAAGAGAGCTGCTTCTATGCAAGCCACGGTTTCATCAGTAAAATCAGCTCCAGCAGTCACTCCTGGAGGCCAACTTAAGCTTCCAAATGGTGTAGCAAAGCCACCAGCAGCTCCTTTAGCTGATTTGCTTGATTTGAGTTCTGATGATACCCCAGTGACTACCTCGGCCCCTACTACAGCGCCTAATGATTTTCTACAGGACCTTTTGGGCATTGGCTTGATTGATTCATCCCCTGCAG GCGGAGCTCCATCTACAAGCACAGACATTCTAATGGATCTTCTATCTATTGGTTCAACTCCTGTACAAAATGGCCCACCAACATCGAACTTTATCCCTCCAGGCATAG AAACCAAACCTGTTCCTGTTACACCTCAAGTTGTGGATCTTCTTGATG ATGGAAATGCAGCTTATCCCACAATCACAGCATTCCAGAGTGCAACCTTGAGGATCACATTCAGCTTCAAAAAGCAGCCTGGGAAACCTCAGGAGACTACAATTAATGCTACCTTCACAAATTTAGCAACTACCACATTCACAGATTTCGTCTTCCAGGCAGCTGTGCCAAAG TTCATCCAGTTGCGTCTGGACCCAGCTAGCAGCAGCACTCTTCCTGCCAGTGGAAATGGGTCAGTTACACAAAGCCTCAGTGTTACTAACAACCAGCATGGACAG AAACCACTTGCAATGCGTATCCGGGTGTCTTACAAAGTGAATGGCGAGGACAGGCTAGAACAAGGGCAGGTCAGCAACTTTCCTGCTGGGTTGTAG